The Longimicrobium sp. genomic interval CGTAGTCGGCGTACTGGATCTCCGGCGCGGGGAGCGGGTCGGGCTCCCCGCGCAGGAAGGCGGCGTAGAGCGCGCCCAGCTCCCGGTAGAGCACCCCCATGCTCCACCCGTCGCTGACGATGTGGTGCATGGAAACCAGCAGCACGTGGTCTTCCTCACCCAGCTGCAGCAGCACCGCGCGGAAGAGCGGTCCCGCGGCGAGGTCGAAGGGCCGCCGCGCCTCCTGGCCGGCGCGCCGCCGGAGCGCCGCCTCGCGGTCCGCCTCGCCCAGCCCCGACAGGTCTTCCACGGGCAGAGCGAAGGCGGCGAACGGCGCGATCACCTGCACCGGCGAGCCGTCCACCTCGGCGAAGACCGTCCGCAGCGCCTCGTGGCGGCGGACGACCTCGCCCAGCGCCCGTTCCAGCGCCGCCGCGTCCAGGGCTCCGCCCAGGCGCACTGCCGCGGGGATGGTGTAGGTGGTGCTCCCCGGCTCCAGGCGGTCCAGGAACCAGAGCCGCTCCTGCGCGAACGACAGCGGCACCGCACCCGTGCGCTCCACCGGGACGACGGGCGGCAGCACCGGCAGCCCCGCGCGGCGCATCTCCTCCACGCGCACCGCCAGCTCCGCCACGGTGGGCCCTTCGAAGAGCGCCCGCAGCGGCAGCTCGATGGCGAACAGTTCCCGGACGCGCGAGACCACGCGAGTGGCGAGCAGCGAATGGCCGCCCAGGTCGAAGAAGTTGTCCTCCACCCCCACCCGCTCCAGCCGCAGCACCTCTGCCCAGACCCCCGCCAGCACCTCCTCGGCCGGCGTCCGCGGCGCTACGTACAGCTCCTCCGCCGACGCGAGCTCCGGCGCCGGCAGCGACTTCCTGTCCACCTTGCCGTTGGGCGTCAGCGGCAGCGCATCCAGGAACACGTACGCCGCGGGCACCATGTGCTCCGGGAGGCTCTGCCGCAGGTGGGCCCGCAGCGCGTCCGCATCCACGGCGCCCATCACGTACGCCACCAGCCGCCTGTCGCCCGGCACGTCTTCCCGCGCCAGGACGACGGCCTCGCGCACTTCCGGATGCTCGGCCAGCCGCACCTCGATCTCGCCCAGCTCCACCCGGAATCCGCGCACCTTGACCTGCGCGTCCAGCCGGCCCAGGTACTCCAGCATCCCGTCCGCCATCCACCGCACCCGGTCGCCCGTGCGGTACAGGCGCGCGCCGGGCTCGGCCGCGAACGGGTCCGGGACGAAGCGCTCGGCGGTCGCGGCGGGGCGGCCCAGGTAGCCGCGCGCCAGCTGCGCCCCGCCCACCTGCAGCTCGCCCGGAACGCCGACCGGCGCCGGCTGGCCAGCGGCGTCCACCACGTAGCAGCGGGTGTTGGGAACCGGCCTTCCGATCGGCACCCGCGAAACGCCGCCGCTCTCCGGCGCTTCCCAGAGCGTCACGCCGATGGTGGTCTCGGTGGGCCCGTAGCTGTTCAGCAGGCGCACCCGTCCACCCGCCACGGCCTGCCACGCGCGCACCCGCTCGGGGAGTGCGGCCTCGCCGCCGATCACCACCAGCCGCAGCGACTCCGGGAGCGCCCCGGGCTCCGCATCCAGGTGGGGCGACACGTGGTGCCACACGGCCGTGGGCAGATCCACGATGCTGACGCCCCACCGGCCGCAGGCCTCCCAGAACGACCCGGGAGTTTCGAGCATCTCCTCCGTGCGCAGCACCACCGTCGCGCCGGAGAGGAGCGTGGCGAAGATCTCCTCCGCCGCGGGGTCGAAGCTGATGGAGGCGAACTGAAGGACCCGGTCGGCCGGCCCGAGCCCGAACTCCCGGGCCGCGTGGGCGGTGTAGTTGACGAGCGCGCGGTGCTCCACCGCGACGCCCTTGGGGGTACCCGTGCTCCCGGAGGTGTAGATCACGTAGGCCAGCGAGCCCGGCCCCGCTCCGCTCTCGGGGTTCTCCGCGCTCTCCGCCGCGAGCTCCGCCTCCGCCGCATCCACGCTCACCACCTCCAGCCCTGCCCGCGCCGGGAGCGCGCCGCGCAGGGTTTCCTGCGTCAGCAGCACCGCCGCCGCGGAGTCGGCCAGCATGAACGCCAGCCGCTCGGCCGGATACGCGGGGTCCAGCGGCACGTAGGCACCCCCGGCCTTGAGCACGGCCACGAGGGAGACCACCATCTCCAGGCCGCGCTCGAGGCAGATCCCCACCCGCACCTCCGGGCCCACCCCGCGCCGCCGAAGGGAGTGCGCCAGCCGGTTCGCGCTCTCGTTCAGCTCGCGGTAGGTGAGCGACACATCCTGGAAGCGCACGGCCACCGCGTTTGGCGTGCGCGCCGCCTGCGCCTCGACCAGCCCGTGGATGCACGCACTCGCGGGATGCTCCGCGTTCGTGCGGTTCCACTCCTCCACCACCAGCGCGCGCTCCGCCTCCGGCAGCACGTCCAGGCTCCCGACCGCCCGCCCGGGAGCAGCCTCCAGCGCCTCCACCAGCCGCTCCAGAGCCGTGTGCATCATCCGGCACACCCGCTCCGCGTCGGCCGGGGCGGCCACTTCGGCCGCGAGCGAGAACGCCTCCCCCCGGTCGTTCACGGAAAGCGACACGGGGTAGTTCGTCCGCTCCTCCGCGCGAATGCCCCGCACCCCCTCTCGCGGCTGCCCTGCCTGCCCCGAACGCCCCCTGGCGCCCACGTAGCGGTAGTTGAGCAGCGAGGTGAACAGCGGCGCCGGTGCCGCCACGCCGCTGCTGCGCTGCGCCAGCGCAAGCGAGGCGTGCTCGTGCCGCAGCAGCTCCGCCAGCAGCCCGTGCGTGCGCCGCACCGCCGCCTCGGCCCCCTCCTCGCCCACCCCGATGCGCACCGGCAGCGTATTGATGAACGGGCCCATCACCCGGTCCGCCCCCTCGCCGCCCTGCATCCGGCCGAAGAGCAGCGTGCCGAACACGACGTCCACTCGGCCGCTCAGCCGCGCCAGCACCTGCGCCCACGCCAGGTGGCACAGGCTCGCGGCGCTCACCCCCAGCGCCCGCGCCCGGATGCGCAGCCGTGCGGCGAGGTCGTCCGCCACGGCGAGCCGCGCCTCCACGAGCCCCTGTCCATCTCCCCACACGTCCAGCATTCCGTACGGCGCCGTCGGCTCCTCCACGTCGCCCAGCATCCCCCGGAAGAACCGCTCATGCTCCTCGCGGCTCACCCCCAGGCGCGCCTGCGCCACGTAGCCGCGGAAGGCCAGCGGCGCCGGCAGCTCCGACTCGCTGCCCGCCAGGTGCGCGGCGATCTCGTCCCGCTCCACTTCCAGCGACTCGTGGTCGCTCGTCAGGTGGTGCGTCAGCATCAGCAGCAGCCAGCGGCCACCCGCGCGGTCTTCGGCGATGCACGCCCGCCGCAGCGGCGCCCGCCCGAGGTCCATCCGGTAGTGCCGGGGGTCGAAGCGCCGCCACAGCTCCCCGGCCGCGTCCCCCTCCCCCGCCTCCAGCTGCACCTCCTCCACCGGCAGCGGCGCGTGCCGCCAGACCACCTGCACCGGCTCGCGCAGCCCCTCCCACGCGATGGCCGTGCGCAGGACGTCGTGGCGATCGATCACCGCCTGCAGCGCCGCCAGGTACTGCTCCAGCCGCGCGCGGGTGTCGAACTCCGCCACGTTCGACAGCAGGTACGGGTCTCCCTCCTCCGACAGCAGGTGGTGGAAGAGGATCCCCTCCTGCAGGGCGGCCAGCGGATAGATGTCCTGCACGTTGGCGGCTCCGCCCGCCACCCCCGCCACGATCCGGTCGATCTCCGCCTGGCTCAGCTCCACCAGCGGCAGCATCTCCGGTGTGAGGGATTCGCACCCCTCCGGGATCCGGTTCGCGGGGACCTCCACCTCCAGGGACGCCCCGCCCACGGCCAGGGCCAGCTCGGCCAGCACCGGCGTGGTGAACAGGGTGCGCACGTCGGTGTGCAGCCCCGCGCGGCGCATCCGCTCGATCAGGGTGATCGCCAGGAGCGAGTGCCCGCCCAGCTCGAAGAAGTGGTCCCACCGGCCCACCCGCTCCAGCCCCAGCACCTCTGCCCAGATCCCGGCCAGCGCCGTCTCCACCTCGCCCACGGGAGCCTCGCCCCCCCGCCGCACGTACGCGCTCTCCTCCGGTTCGGGGAGCGCCCGCCGGTCGAGCTTGCCGTTGGGGGTGAGCGGCAGCGCGTCCAGGCGCACGTACGCCGCGGGCACCATGTACTCCGGCAGCCGCTCCAGCAGGTGCGCGCGCAGGTCCTCTACCCTCACCCCGCCGGCGCCCACCCAGTACGCCGCCAGCCGCTTCCCTCCCGCCTCGTCCCGCACGACGACCGCCGCATCCGCCACCCCGGCGTGGGCCGCCAGCACCCGCGCGACCTCGCCCGGCTCCACGCGGGAGCCGCGGATCTTCCCCTGGGCATCCACCCGGCCCAGGAACTCCAATTCCCCCGAGACCGTCCATCGGCCCCGGTCGCCCGTGCGGTACAGCCGTGCTCCCGCCTCGCCCGAGAAGGGGTCGGGAACGAACTGCGCCGCGGTCAGCTCCGGCCGGTCCAGGTATCCCCGCACCACGCCGACGCCGCCCACGTGCAGCTCTCCCGCGACGCCCACGGGAGCCGGGTCGCCGTGCGGGCCCAGCACGTACACGCGCAGGTTGGTGAACGGCCGCCCGATGGAGGGCGTTCCGCCCCCGGCGAAGCACTCCCCCAGCGTGGCGCCGATGGTGGTCTCGGTGGGGCCGTAGCCGTTGAAGAAGCGCCGGCCCGGCGCCCAGCGCGCCACCACCTCCGCGGTGCACACGTCGCCGGTGGCCACCAGCGTGCGCAGCTCCGGGAGCTCGTCGGGCGCCAGCACGGCCAGGGTGGTGGGCTGCAGCGTGGCGAAGGTGATGCGGTGCTCGCGCATGAAGCGCAGCAGCTCCGGCCCGGGAAGCGCCGCGTCGCCCGTGGCCAGGCACAGCGTTCCGCCGTTGGCGAGCGCCGCCAGGACGTCCCAGAACGCCGCGTCGAAGCCGAAGGAGGCGATCTGCAGCACCCGCTCGTCGGCCCGCAGCCCGAAGAGCCGCCGTTGCGTTTCGGCCACGTTGGGAAGCCCGCGGTGCGGAACCAGCACGCCCTTGGGCATTCCGGTAGAGCCGGAGGTGTAGATCACGTACGCCAGGTCCTGCGCGGCCACCCCGCTCTCCGGCGCATGCGCGGGCTCGCTCGCGATCGCGCTCGCCTCCACGTCCAGCACCACCACGCGCGCCGCGTGCGCGGGAAGCCCCGGCTGGAGCGACGAGTCCGTCAGCAGCACGGGCACCGCCGAGTCCTGGATCATGAACGCCAGGCGGTCCGCCGGATACCTGGGGTCCAGCGGAACGTAGGCGCCCCCGGCCTTGAGCACGCCAAGGATGCATACCACCAGCTCCGGGCCGCGCTCCACGTACAGGCCCACGCGCACCTCGGGACCCACGCCCAGCCCGCGCAGGTAGTGCGCGAGCCGGTTGGCGCGCGCATCCAGCTCGGCGTACGTCAGCCGCACGCCCTCCGCAACAAGGGCCTCCGCCCCCGGCGTGCGCGCCGCCTGTGCCGCGAAGAGCTCGTGGATGCAGAGGCCGGCCGGAACCTCGGCCTCCGTCCGGTTCCACTCTTCCAGCACCAGCGCGCGCTCGGCCTGGCCGAGCAGCTCCAGCCGCGAAAGCCGCACGTCGGGGTTCGCGGCCACCTGCTCCAGCACCCGCTCCAGGTGCCCCAGGAGCCGCACGATGGTGCCGCGCTCGAACAGGTCCGTGGCGTACGACAGCCCGCAGCGCAGGCCCCCGGCCGTCGCCGCGGCGGTCAATGCCAGGTCTACCTTGGCGGCGGCGAGCCCCGCGTCCACGCGCTCGGTGGTCAGCTCCGCCAGCCCCGCGGCCGCGTCCTGGGTGTCCTGCAGCATGAACGCCACCTGAAAGAGCGGCGCGTGGCTCAGGCTGCGCTCCGGCTGAAGCTCGGCCACCAGCTTTTCGAAGGGCACCTCCTGGTTGTCGTACGCGCCCAGCGTCGCCTCGCGCACCCGGCCCAGCAGCTCGCGGAAGGTGGGATCTCCGGACAGGTCGGTGCGCAGCACCACCGTGTTGACGAAGAAGCCGATCAGCCCCTGCAGCTCGGTCCGCTCG includes:
- a CDS encoding amino acid adenylation domain-containing protein, translated to MSVDKMAESPRPELSPAARALLQARLKGRVRSSGIVPRDHRGGAPLSFAQERLWFLDRLEPGGTSYNMSWPLRLRGTPDPAALERALGEIVRRHESLRTVFREVNGSPVQVVLPFGGFALAADDLSALAEVDREAEMRRRVSAEAARPFDLAAGPLFRASLLRLAEDDHVLLLAMHHIVSDEWSLGVLSREFSALYQAYRDGRESPLPELPVQYADYAAWQREQLQGEALNRQLGYWRVRLADAPALLELPTDHPRPAVQTFRGAIERVHLPAEVLERLRALGRQEGATLFMVALGAFQALLSRYGGTEDVVVGSPIAGRERTELQGLIGFFVNTVVLRTDLSGDPTFRELLGRVREATLGAYDNQEVPFEKLVAELQPERSLSHAPLFQVAFMLQDTQDAAAGLAELTTERVDAGLAAAKVDLALTAAATAGGLRCGLSYATDLFERGTIVRLLGHLERVLEQVAANPDVRLSRLELLGQAERALVLEEWNRTEAEVPAGLCIHELFAAQAARTPGAEALVAEGVRLTYAELDARANRLAHYLRGLGVGPEVRVGLYVERGPELVVCILGVLKAGGAYVPLDPRYPADRLAFMIQDSAVPVLLTDSSLQPGLPAHAARVVVLDVEASAIASEPAHAPESGVAAQDLAYVIYTSGSTGMPKGVLVPHRGLPNVAETQRRLFGLRADERVLQIASFGFDAAFWDVLAALANGGTLCLATGDAALPGPELLRFMREHRITFATLQPTTLAVLAPDELPELRTLVATGDVCTAEVVARWAPGRRFFNGYGPTETTIGATLGECFAGGGTPSIGRPFTNLRVYVLGPHGDPAPVGVAGELHVGGVGVVRGYLDRPELTAAQFVPDPFSGEAGARLYRTGDRGRWTVSGELEFLGRVDAQGKIRGSRVEPGEVARVLAAHAGVADAAVVVRDEAGGKRLAAYWVGAGGVRVEDLRAHLLERLPEYMVPAAYVRLDALPLTPNGKLDRRALPEPEESAYVRRGGEAPVGEVETALAGIWAEVLGLERVGRWDHFFELGGHSLLAITLIERMRRAGLHTDVRTLFTTPVLAELALAVGGASLEVEVPANRIPEGCESLTPEMLPLVELSQAEIDRIVAGVAGGAANVQDIYPLAALQEGILFHHLLSEEGDPYLLSNVAEFDTRARLEQYLAALQAVIDRHDVLRTAIAWEGLREPVQVVWRHAPLPVEEVQLEAGEGDAAGELWRRFDPRHYRMDLGRAPLRRACIAEDRAGGRWLLLMLTHHLTSDHESLEVERDEIAAHLAGSESELPAPLAFRGYVAQARLGVSREEHERFFRGMLGDVEEPTAPYGMLDVWGDGQGLVEARLAVADDLAARLRIRARALGVSAASLCHLAWAQVLARLSGRVDVVFGTLLFGRMQGGEGADRVMGPFINTLPVRIGVGEEGAEAAVRRTHGLLAELLRHEHASLALAQRSSGVAAPAPLFTSLLNYRYVGARGRSGQAGQPREGVRGIRAEERTNYPVSLSVNDRGEAFSLAAEVAAPADAERVCRMMHTALERLVEALEAAPGRAVGSLDVLPEAERALVVEEWNRTNAEHPASACIHGLVEAQAARTPNAVAVRFQDVSLTYRELNESANRLAHSLRRRGVGPEVRVGICLERGLEMVVSLVAVLKAGGAYVPLDPAYPAERLAFMLADSAAAVLLTQETLRGALPARAGLEVVSVDAAEAELAAESAENPESGAGPGSLAYVIYTSGSTGTPKGVAVEHRALVNYTAHAAREFGLGPADRVLQFASISFDPAAEEIFATLLSGATVVLRTEEMLETPGSFWEACGRWGVSIVDLPTAVWHHVSPHLDAEPGALPESLRLVVIGGEAALPERVRAWQAVAGGRVRLLNSYGPTETTIGVTLWEAPESGGVSRVPIGRPVPNTRCYVVDAAGQPAPVGVPGELQVGGAQLARGYLGRPAATAERFVPDPFAAEPGARLYRTGDRVRWMADGMLEYLGRLDAQVKVRGFRVELGEIEVRLAEHPEVREAVVLAREDVPGDRRLVAYVMGAVDADALRAHLRQSLPEHMVPAAYVFLDALPLTPNGKVDRKSLPAPELASAEELYVAPRTPAEEVLAGVWAEVLRLERVGVEDNFFDLGGHSLLATRVVSRVRELFAIELPLRALFEGPTVAELAVRVEEMRRAGLPVLPPVVPVERTGAVPLSFAQERLWFLDRLEPGSTTYTIPAAVRLGGALDAAALERALGEVVRRHEALRTVFAEVDGSPVQVIAPFAAFALPVEDLSGLGEADREAALRRRAGQEARRPFDLAAGPLFRAVLLQLGEEDHVLLVSMHHIVSDGWSMGVLYRELGALYAAFLRGEPDPLPAPEIQYADY